The following are from one region of the Ignavibacteriales bacterium genome:
- a CDS encoding cytochrome C biogenesis protein, with protein sequence MESLFTSLTEALYGSYSLALLASFVWGILSILLSPCHLSSIPLIIGFLTAQGEKKMSRGILLSFIFSLGIFITIAVIGIITAALGRIMGDVGIYGKWFVAIIFFVVGLYLMDIIRLPDTNVGLRPMGIRSPLLSALVLGLVFGIALGPCTFAYMAPVLGVVFQLSTTNTIAAGLLLLAFGVGHCGVIVTAGGLASRIQSYLDWTNKSNTVLWTKRVAGFLVVLGGIYTLYSS encoded by the coding sequence ATGGAATCTCTTTTCACATCGTTAACAGAAGCTCTCTATGGCAGTTATTCGCTTGCACTGCTTGCCTCTTTTGTCTGGGGAATCCTGAGCATCCTTCTTAGTCCTTGCCATCTTTCCAGCATCCCGCTCATTATCGGATTTCTTACAGCGCAAGGTGAAAAGAAAATGTCTCGCGGAATTCTTCTCTCGTTTATTTTCTCTCTTGGTATCTTTATCACCATTGCCGTCATAGGAATTATTACAGCAGCTTTGGGACGCATTATGGGCGATGTCGGTATCTATGGCAAATGGTTTGTCGCAATAATCTTTTTTGTTGTCGGATTATATTTAATGGATATTATTCGCCTTCCCGACACAAATGTTGGATTGAGACCGATGGGAATTCGTTCTCCATTATTATCAGCATTAGTGCTTGGTCTGGTTTTCGGCATTGCTTTAGGGCCCTGCACATTTGCATATATGGCTCCGGTGCTCGGTGTTGTATTCCAACTTTCTACAACAAATACAATTGCAGCCGGTTTGCTTTTGCTTGCCTTCGGTGTGGGACATTGCGGGGTCATTGTTACTGCCGGTGGACTTGCTTCTCGCATTCAGTCGTATCTCGATTGGACGAATAAATCAAACACAGTTCTTTGGACAAAACGTGTTGCCGGTTTCCTTGTGGTGCTCGGAGGTATCTATACATTATATTCTTCATAA
- a CDS encoding metalloregulator ArsR/SmtB family transcription factor, whose protein sequence is MKNLSKIFKTLSDESRLRIYYLILASDELCVCDIEKTLRFSQTKVSRHLSYLRKAGLVKYRKQGLWMLYSIAESQSAEQRQLLQSIAAGLKANPVAQRDTQLLAKNIQRGCCTTYSVLKPHLMPALVGAQ, encoded by the coding sequence ATGAAAAACCTATCTAAAATATTTAAGACACTTTCCGATGAATCTCGGTTGAGGATCTATTATCTCATTCTTGCATCGGATGAGTTGTGTGTATGTGATATTGAGAAAACTCTTCGTTTTTCTCAAACAAAGGTCTCCCGTCATCTTTCATATCTCCGCAAAGCAGGCCTCGTAAAGTACCGTAAGCAAGGACTTTGGATGCTCTATTCTATCGCGGAGTCTCAGAGTGCTGAACAACGACAATTATTACAGTCAATTGCTGCCGGACTGAAGGCGAATCCAGTGGCGCAACGCGACACTCAGCTCCTTGCCAAAAATATTCAGCGTGGATGCTGCACAACGTACTCCGTTCTTAAGCCTCATCTAATGCCTGCACTCGTAGGAGCTCAATAA
- a CDS encoding carboxymuconolactone decarboxylase family protein, producing the protein MPQSSIMNTQIRELIAIGASIGGNCLPCLRYHFAEAMKAGCNIDDVSEAIALSKKVKERPIADIYKLADELLQSGRKEQ; encoded by the coding sequence ATGCCTCAATCATCTATTATGAATACACAAATTCGCGAATTGATTGCCATTGGGGCATCTATCGGGGGAAACTGTCTGCCATGCCTGCGCTATCATTTTGCGGAAGCAATGAAGGCAGGCTGTAATATAGATGATGTTTCTGAAGCAATTGCGCTTTCTAAAAAGGTAAAAGAACGCCCTATTGCAGATATTTATAAATTAGCAGACGAGCTTCTTCAGAGCGGACGAAAAGAACAGTAA
- a CDS encoding YlbF family regulator, translating to MHTTEKQKEVSTIDINNAALKLGNAIVETAEYQAYSDAEKRFQNDLQAQALLKKHEEAQQALQLMWRLKSSTEEAMQQVRQIKKLIESNQTLTAYFAAQENLVPLLRELNEFISEKLNMDFSGLSKPQRGCCG from the coding sequence ATGCATACGACTGAAAAGCAGAAGGAAGTAAGCACAATAGATATTAATAATGCTGCGCTTAAACTTGGCAATGCCATTGTTGAAACGGCAGAGTATCAAGCATATAGTGATGCAGAAAAACGTTTCCAGAACGACCTCCAAGCTCAGGCATTGCTTAAAAAACATGAGGAAGCTCAGCAAGCGCTTCAATTGATGTGGCGATTAAAAAGTTCAACCGAAGAGGCAATGCAGCAGGTCAGACAAATAAAGAAATTAATCGAGTCAAATCAGACGCTCACGGCATATTTTGCTGCTCAGGAAAATCTAGTTCCATTGCTCAGAGAATTGAATGAATTTATCAGCGAAAAGCTCAATATGGATTTTTCCGGATTGTCCAAACCCCAGCGTGGGTGCTGTGGATAG
- a CDS encoding YlbF family regulator, translating into MLNTQLQTDAELFVNALINSHEMKAFVKAKAEFQGNPELREVRKQFGEKQTMAQSKQSHGTITQEEIDDVRALQKKLNSHPVTSTYTQTRQVMVNRLHECNDVLSKILRFDFASAAAPPSCCG; encoded by the coding sequence ATGTTAAATACACAACTTCAAACTGATGCCGAACTGTTTGTGAATGCTCTGATAAATTCCCACGAGATGAAAGCCTTTGTGAAAGCGAAAGCTGAATTTCAAGGAAATCCTGAATTGCGCGAAGTCCGGAAGCAGTTCGGTGAGAAACAGACCATGGCCCAATCAAAGCAATCTCATGGAACAATTACACAAGAAGAAATTGACGATGTGCGCGCACTTCAAAAAAAACTCAACTCGCACCCTGTCACATCGACCTATACTCAAACACGTCAAGTAATGGTGAACCGATTGCATGAATGCAACGATGTACTGAGTAAAATATTGAGATTTGATTTTGCCTCTGCAGCTGCGCCACCATCGTGCTGTGGATAG